One window of Candidatus Neomarinimicrobiota bacterium genomic DNA carries:
- a CDS encoding RimK family alpha-L-glutamate ligase — MKLGILSVSPGCYSTRRLREAAVQRGHTVKVLNTVKFAIDLEEGHPDLYFRQKQLSAYDAVLPRIGASITYFGTAVVRQFEQMDVFCANPSAGIATSRDKLRSLQVLSRHHIGIPQTTFVKDKKDVLPAIHRVGGAPVVIKLLEGTQGIGVLLAETISAAEAIIEMLQSQKQNVLIQKFVAESRGKDIRAFVVGNRVVAAMRRVAQGQEFRSNVHRGGRTEQVVLNEEYHETAVRAAQIMGLRVAGVDLLESNDGPQIMEVNSSPGLEGIEGCTQLDIAGAIIDHIAAQVNFPDLDIRQRLTVSKGYGVTELIIHKGSEYVGKTITESGLREKDINVLTLYRGITVIPNPKASRVLEPEDRLLCFGKLELMRHLVPEKTRQKRRKNVKTLPDLPAAEEVLKSAEELAKEAPAPLEIIGND; from the coding sequence ATGAAATTAGGAATACTATCTGTCAGCCCAGGCTGCTATAGCACACGTCGTTTACGTGAGGCAGCAGTTCAAAGAGGCCATACTGTCAAAGTGTTAAATACGGTTAAGTTTGCCATCGATCTTGAGGAAGGGCATCCAGATCTATATTTCCGTCAGAAGCAACTGTCCGCGTATGATGCAGTTCTCCCAAGGATAGGTGCTTCAATTACCTATTTTGGGACAGCAGTTGTCCGACAGTTTGAACAAATGGATGTATTTTGTGCCAATCCCTCGGCTGGTATTGCCACATCACGGGACAAACTGAGAAGCTTGCAAGTTTTGAGTCGTCACCACATAGGCATACCCCAGACGACCTTTGTCAAAGATAAAAAAGATGTGTTGCCAGCTATTCATCGCGTTGGAGGTGCTCCAGTTGTGATCAAATTGTTGGAGGGAACACAAGGTATTGGTGTACTCTTAGCTGAGACCATCAGCGCTGCAGAAGCAATCATTGAGATGCTCCAAAGTCAAAAACAGAATGTGTTGATCCAGAAGTTTGTTGCTGAGAGCAGGGGCAAAGATATTCGGGCATTTGTTGTTGGGAATCGTGTTGTAGCAGCCATGCGCAGGGTTGCGCAGGGTCAGGAATTCCGCAGCAATGTTCATCGAGGTGGACGCACCGAGCAGGTTGTTCTCAATGAGGAATATCATGAAACTGCAGTACGTGCAGCCCAGATTATGGGACTTCGAGTAGCAGGTGTGGATTTACTGGAAAGCAATGATGGACCTCAGATCATGGAGGTCAATTCGTCTCCTGGTTTAGAAGGAATAGAGGGATGTACCCAGTTGGATATCGCAGGTGCAATCATAGACCATATTGCAGCTCAGGTCAACTTCCCAGATCTTGATATACGCCAGCGATTAACAGTGAGCAAAGGATATGGTGTTACAGAATTAATAATCCATAAAGGGTCAGAGTATGTGGGTAAAACGATCACCGAATCTGGCTTGAGAGAGAAGGATATTAATGTTTTAACACTCTACCGCGGCATCACCGTCATCCCAAATCCCAAGGCGAGTCGAGTATTGGAGCCTGAAGACCGCTTGCTTTGCTTCGGCAAGCTAGAGCTCATGCGGCACCTTGTTCCAGAGAAGACCAGGCAGAAGAGACGCAAAAATGTAAAAACCCTGCCTGACTTACCGGCGGCGGAAGAAGTCTTAAAGTCTGCAGAAGAGCTGGCTAAAGAAGCACCGGCACCTTTGGAGATTATTGGAAATGACTAG